The Cuculus canorus isolate bCucCan1 chromosome 5, bCucCan1.pri, whole genome shotgun sequence genome window below encodes:
- the COMMD9 gene encoding COMM domain-containing protein 9 isoform X1, whose protein sequence is MAAAPQGALASADGTKMAVLPDGELAALQSLLKQAPSRDAVRQLCRECFSSPATDLGPLAQRACPSFATGPEQAEQKLCLLAAEGLSHAEHTALKPSGAPSLPSPQLVSALHNLTRHVVYCGLTEAEDILSLFPENFHQNLKNLLTKIILENISAWRNEAEASQISLPRLVDMDWRVDIKTSSDSISGMAVPTCLLQLKIQEDVALCGNSPVVSALTLELSKETLDTMLEGLGRIRDQLSAVANK, encoded by the exons atggcggcggcaCCGCAGGGGGCGCTCGCCTCGGCGGATGGTACCAAGATGGCGGTGTTGCCGGACGGGGAGCTCgcagccctgcagagcctgCTCAAG CAGGCGCCGTCGAGGGACGCCGTGCGGCAGCTGTGCCGGGAGTGCTTCTCTAGCCCAGCCACCGACCTCGGGCCGCTGGCGCAGCGCGCCTGCCCCAGCTTCGCCACCGGCCCCGAGCAAGCGGAGCAG AAGCTATGTCTCCTGGCTGCTGAAGGCCTTTCCCATGCTGAACATACTGCCTTAAAGCCCAGCGGagccccttctctcccttccccacagCTGGTGTCTGCTTTGCACAACCTCACCAGGCACGTCGTGTACTGTGGGTTGACCGAGGCAGAAGatattctctctctgtttccagAAAACTTCCACCAAAATCTGAAAAACCTTCTGACTAAGATAATCTTGGAGAATAT ctctgcttgGAGGAATGAAGCAGAAGCAAGTCAGA TCTCCCTGCCCCGGCTGGTCGACATGGACTGGAGGGTGGACATCAAGACTTCTTCAGACAGCATCAGCGGGATGGCAGTCCCTACTTGCCTGCTTCAGTTAAAG ATTCAGGAAGATGTTGCCTTATGTGGAAATAGTCCTGTTGTTTCTGCACTAACTTTGGAACTGAGCAAAGAAACCCTGGACACTATGTTAGAAGGTCTAGGAAGGATCCGAGACCAACTTTCTGCTGTTGCAAACAAATGA
- the COMMD9 gene encoding COMM domain-containing protein 9 isoform X3: MAAAPQGALASADGTKMAVLPDGELAALQSLLKQAPSRDAVRQLCRECFSSPATDLGPLAQRACPSFATGPEQAEQLVSALHNLTRHVVYCGLTEAEDILSLFPENFHQNLKNLLTKIILENISAWRNEAEASQISLPRLVDMDWRVDIKTSSDSISGMAVPTCLLQLKIQEDVALCGNSPVVSALTLELSKETLDTMLEGLGRIRDQLSAVANK; encoded by the exons atggcggcggcaCCGCAGGGGGCGCTCGCCTCGGCGGATGGTACCAAGATGGCGGTGTTGCCGGACGGGGAGCTCgcagccctgcagagcctgCTCAAG CAGGCGCCGTCGAGGGACGCCGTGCGGCAGCTGTGCCGGGAGTGCTTCTCTAGCCCAGCCACCGACCTCGGGCCGCTGGCGCAGCGCGCCTGCCCCAGCTTCGCCACCGGCCCCGAGCAAGCGGAGCAG CTGGTGTCTGCTTTGCACAACCTCACCAGGCACGTCGTGTACTGTGGGTTGACCGAGGCAGAAGatattctctctctgtttccagAAAACTTCCACCAAAATCTGAAAAACCTTCTGACTAAGATAATCTTGGAGAATAT ctctgcttgGAGGAATGAAGCAGAAGCAAGTCAGA TCTCCCTGCCCCGGCTGGTCGACATGGACTGGAGGGTGGACATCAAGACTTCTTCAGACAGCATCAGCGGGATGGCAGTCCCTACTTGCCTGCTTCAGTTAAAG ATTCAGGAAGATGTTGCCTTATGTGGAAATAGTCCTGTTGTTTCTGCACTAACTTTGGAACTGAGCAAAGAAACCCTGGACACTATGTTAGAAGGTCTAGGAAGGATCCGAGACCAACTTTCTGCTGTTGCAAACAAATGA
- the COMMD9 gene encoding COMM domain-containing protein 9 isoform X4: protein MAAAPQGALASADGTKMAVLPDGELAALQSLLKAPSRDAVRQLCRECFSSPATDLGPLAQRACPSFATGPEQAEQLVSALHNLTRHVVYCGLTEAEDILSLFPENFHQNLKNLLTKIILENISAWRNEAEASQISLPRLVDMDWRVDIKTSSDSISGMAVPTCLLQLKIQEDVALCGNSPVVSALTLELSKETLDTMLEGLGRIRDQLSAVANK from the exons atggcggcggcaCCGCAGGGGGCGCTCGCCTCGGCGGATGGTACCAAGATGGCGGTGTTGCCGGACGGGGAGCTCgcagccctgcagagcctgCTCAAG GCGCCGTCGAGGGACGCCGTGCGGCAGCTGTGCCGGGAGTGCTTCTCTAGCCCAGCCACCGACCTCGGGCCGCTGGCGCAGCGCGCCTGCCCCAGCTTCGCCACCGGCCCCGAGCAAGCGGAGCAG CTGGTGTCTGCTTTGCACAACCTCACCAGGCACGTCGTGTACTGTGGGTTGACCGAGGCAGAAGatattctctctctgtttccagAAAACTTCCACCAAAATCTGAAAAACCTTCTGACTAAGATAATCTTGGAGAATAT ctctgcttgGAGGAATGAAGCAGAAGCAAGTCAGA TCTCCCTGCCCCGGCTGGTCGACATGGACTGGAGGGTGGACATCAAGACTTCTTCAGACAGCATCAGCGGGATGGCAGTCCCTACTTGCCTGCTTCAGTTAAAG ATTCAGGAAGATGTTGCCTTATGTGGAAATAGTCCTGTTGTTTCTGCACTAACTTTGGAACTGAGCAAAGAAACCCTGGACACTATGTTAGAAGGTCTAGGAAGGATCCGAGACCAACTTTCTGCTGTTGCAAACAAATGA
- the COMMD9 gene encoding COMM domain-containing protein 9 isoform X2, which yields MAAAPQGALASADGTKMAVLPDGELAALQSLLKAPSRDAVRQLCRECFSSPATDLGPLAQRACPSFATGPEQAEQKLCLLAAEGLSHAEHTALKPSGAPSLPSPQLVSALHNLTRHVVYCGLTEAEDILSLFPENFHQNLKNLLTKIILENISAWRNEAEASQISLPRLVDMDWRVDIKTSSDSISGMAVPTCLLQLKIQEDVALCGNSPVVSALTLELSKETLDTMLEGLGRIRDQLSAVANK from the exons atggcggcggcaCCGCAGGGGGCGCTCGCCTCGGCGGATGGTACCAAGATGGCGGTGTTGCCGGACGGGGAGCTCgcagccctgcagagcctgCTCAAG GCGCCGTCGAGGGACGCCGTGCGGCAGCTGTGCCGGGAGTGCTTCTCTAGCCCAGCCACCGACCTCGGGCCGCTGGCGCAGCGCGCCTGCCCCAGCTTCGCCACCGGCCCCGAGCAAGCGGAGCAG AAGCTATGTCTCCTGGCTGCTGAAGGCCTTTCCCATGCTGAACATACTGCCTTAAAGCCCAGCGGagccccttctctcccttccccacagCTGGTGTCTGCTTTGCACAACCTCACCAGGCACGTCGTGTACTGTGGGTTGACCGAGGCAGAAGatattctctctctgtttccagAAAACTTCCACCAAAATCTGAAAAACCTTCTGACTAAGATAATCTTGGAGAATAT ctctgcttgGAGGAATGAAGCAGAAGCAAGTCAGA TCTCCCTGCCCCGGCTGGTCGACATGGACTGGAGGGTGGACATCAAGACTTCTTCAGACAGCATCAGCGGGATGGCAGTCCCTACTTGCCTGCTTCAGTTAAAG ATTCAGGAAGATGTTGCCTTATGTGGAAATAGTCCTGTTGTTTCTGCACTAACTTTGGAACTGAGCAAAGAAACCCTGGACACTATGTTAGAAGGTCTAGGAAGGATCCGAGACCAACTTTCTGCTGTTGCAAACAAATGA